The sequence ATACCCTTCGTCCATTCATTCACTTTGTCCGGGTTGGCATCTACCCAAGCCTTGGCCGCTTCCTCCGGAGACTGTCCGCCCTGAATGGCTACCATGACCTTCGCCATATCCTCTGGCGTCCACTGGAACTGGTCCAGGAACCGGTGAACGTCCGGCTGATCGTCATTCAGACCTTTACGGACCAATGTGTGAATCTGTTCATCACTGCCGTATACGCCTTTGGGATCGTTCAGATATTTAAGGTCCATATTTGCGAACATCCAGTGCGGCGTCCAGCCGGTGACGACAATCGGCTTGTTGGCGTCATAGGCCTTTTGCAGCTCCTGCGCCATCGGCGCCGACGAGCTTTCCACCAGCGTATAGCCGTCCAGCTTGTAATCCTTCAGCGCTTTTTCCGTGGCCGACATAATGCCGGCGCCCGGCTCGATGCCGATAATTTTATGGTCCAGCGAATCTGCGACCGCTGTGTCAGTCAGATCTTCAATCGAATCCACTTTCATATAAGCCGGAACCGTCAGTCCAATTTTTGTTCCGTCAAGATTCACGCCCAAATCTTCCAGGTCTTTTCCGTATTTCTCAATATAGGAAGCATGCGTGCTCGGCAGCCAGGCCGCAACCATCGCGTCAGCGCTTCCTCCCGCTACCCCGGCGAACATCGGACCGGCGTCAACCTGAAGCAGCTCAACCGTCTTGTTCAGCTTCGACTCCAGCACTTCCTTGACGACATAGGTGCTGGCAATTTCGGAATCCCAGGCCACGTAAGCCAGCTTGACGGTTTGCGAGCCGCTCCCCGAGGACGAGCAGCCTGCCAGCATAACGGCGGCCAGCAGGAGCAAAGGCAGAGTAATGGA is a genomic window of Paenibacillus durus ATCC 35681 containing:
- a CDS encoding glycine betaine ABC transporter substrate-binding protein; the protein is MRNRRKIMSITLPLLLLAAVMLAGCSSSGSGSQTVKLAYVAWDSEIASTYVVKEVLESKLNKTVELLQVDAGPMFAGVAGGSADAMVAAWLPSTHASYIEKYGKDLEDLGVNLDGTKIGLTVPAYMKVDSIEDLTDTAVADSLDHKIIGIEPGAGIMSATEKALKDYKLDGYTLVESSSAPMAQELQKAYDANKPIVVTGWTPHWMFANMDLKYLNDPKGVYGSDEQIHTLVRKGLNDDQPDVHRFLDQFQWTPEDMAKVMVAIQGGQSPEEAAKAWVDANPDKVNEWTKGIE